In Pseudoclavibacter sp. Marseille-Q3772, the sequence ACCGGTGGTGCACGCTGCCGGCATCGATCTCGCGGTGAAACCCGGCGACCAGGTTCGTGAGGGTGACGTGCTGTGGACGCTGCACGCCGATGAGGAGGCACGATTCGATCGTGCACTGGCCGCACTCGATGGCGCTTGGGAGATCACGGATACCGCACCGGAGGCGACACCGCTCATCCTCGACCGTATTCACTAGTTGTACTGACCGGGGACGTTGATCGAGTCCGCTGCATGTGAGGCGTCGAGCTTCCCAAGGAGTGCCTCCAGCGCTGTCAGCTCGTCGGGGGTCAGGGCGTGGAAGAAGGCGTTGCGTCCCTGGCGCAGGCCGGGCTGCAGGTCATTCCACCACTGCCGCCCCTCGGGGGTCAGGCTCAGAAGTCGCGAACTGGCATCGGCGGGGTTCGGTCGGGCCTGGACCCATCGCGCTTCGATGAGCTTCCTGATGGTGGCACCGACGTTCCGCGGGTCGACCGCGATGGTGGTTGCCACCTGTGCCTGCGTACGTTCACCTTCCGCGAGGGCAGCCATGGCAGTGAACTGGGCCGTGGTGATCCCCTGCTCTGTCAGGTGAGTCGCCCATGCCCTCTCTGCGCGCCGCCCGAGGGTCGCCAGGAGGAAGCTGGCACCTTGGCGATACTTGACATCACTCGATGTGCTCATATTTTATGTACACATGCCTTCCTTGACGCCCCCGACCGGGCACAACACCATCAACCCCTTCGTCATCGTTCCAGACGCCATGGGCTTCATCCGCTTCGTGGAGTCCGTGTTCGACGGGCATGAAGCCGCCCACGTCCGCACCCCCGATCGGGACGG encodes:
- a CDS encoding MarR family transcriptional regulator, with the translated sequence MSTSSDVKYRQGASFLLATLGRRAERAWATHLTEQGITTAQFTAMAALAEGERTQAQVATTIAVDPRNVGATIRKLIEARWVQARPNPADASSRLLSLTPEGRQWWNDLQPGLRQGRNAFFHALTPDELTALEALLGKLDASHAADSINVPGQYN